One window of Aliarcobacter lanthieri genomic DNA carries:
- the nrfA gene encoding ammonia-forming cytochrome c nitrite reductase, whose amino-acid sequence MKKYKFLFAISIIAIGLMSVLLASINEKKAEKEQLLAVPQIEKKWETKSEEFRKYYPRETDSWKQTKNSDQIDDMLKAHPEMVVLWAGYPFSKDYNAPRGHFYAIDDVSNSLRTAAPVDKESGPLPSACWTCKSPDVPRIMDEQGNLEYFTGKWAKYGADIVNPVGCVDCHNPKTMELQIGRSYLNDALKAEGKSPTFETATQQDMRTLVCAQCHVEYYFKKTPLENGKFAMAVTLPWAEGTTVEDMEKYYDNIEFSDWVHQVSKTPMLKAQHPEYETWKTGAHGRNNVSCADCHMPYTQEGGIKYTDHKIGNPLENMDKTCMNCHRVSEKSLLANIQDKKIRKDDLNQRALEQLVAAHLEAGKAWELGAKPEEMKDILTDIRHAQWRWDFVAASHSAFFHAPEETLKTLGTAIEKAANARIKLAKVLAKYGATDYVAPKITDKKQAQELIGLPMEKLIEEKKEFTNTILQEWKKEAEEKGLLNPKSREGIETKTSY is encoded by the coding sequence ATGAAAAAGTATAAATTTTTATTTGCAATTTCAATTATTGCAATAGGATTAATGTCAGTATTACTGGCTTCAATTAATGAGAAAAAAGCTGAAAAAGAACAACTTTTAGCAGTTCCACAAATTGAAAAAAAATGGGAAACAAAAAGTGAAGAATTTAGAAAATACTATCCAAGAGAAACTGATTCATGGAAACAAACAAAAAACTCTGATCAAATTGATGATATGTTAAAAGCTCATCCTGAAATGGTTGTTTTATGGGCTGGTTATCCATTCTCAAAAGATTATAATGCTCCAAGAGGGCATTTTTATGCTATTGATGATGTAAGTAACTCTTTAAGAACAGCTGCACCAGTAGATAAAGAAAGTGGTCCACTACCAAGCGCCTGTTGGACATGTAAATCTCCTGATGTTCCAAGAATTATGGATGAGCAAGGTAATTTAGAGTATTTTACTGGAAAATGGGCAAAATATGGGGCAGATATTGTAAATCCTGTTGGTTGTGTAGATTGTCACAATCCTAAAACTATGGAACTTCAAATTGGAAGAAGCTACTTAAATGATGCATTAAAAGCTGAAGGTAAAAGCCCTACTTTTGAAACTGCAACGCAACAAGATATGAGAACTTTAGTTTGTGCACAATGTCACGTTGAATATTATTTCAAAAAAACTCCTTTAGAAAATGGTAAGTTTGCAATGGCTGTAACACTTCCTTGGGCAGAGGGAACTACTGTTGAAGATATGGAAAAGTATTATGATAATATTGAATTTAGTGATTGGGTACATCAAGTTTCTAAAACTCCAATGCTAAAAGCTCAACATCCAGAATATGAAACATGGAAAACAGGTGCTCATGGGAGAAACAATGTATCATGTGCAGATTGTCACATGCCATATACACAAGAAGGTGGTATAAAATATACTGATCATAAAATCGGTAATCCTTTAGAAAATATGGACAAAACTTGTATGAATTGTCATAGAGTTAGTGAAAAATCATTATTAGCAAATATTCAAGATAAAAAAATAAGAAAAGATGATCTAAACCAAAGAGCTTTAGAACAACTTGTGGCAGCTCACTTAGAAGCTGGAAAAGCTTGGGAATTAGGTGCAAAACCAGAAGAGATGAAAGATATATTAACTGATATTAGACATGCTCAATGGAGATGGGATTTTGTAGCTGCTTCACACTCAGCATTTTTCCATGCACCAGAAGAAACTTTAAAAACATTAGGAACTGCTATTGAAAAAGCAGCAAATGCTAGAATAAAACTAGCTAAAGTTCTAGCTAAATATGGAGCAACTGATTATGTAGCACCTAAGATAACTGATAAAAAACAAGCTCAAGAGTTGATTGGTTTACCAATGGAAAAATTAATTGAAGAGAAAAAAGAGTTTACAAATACAATTTTACAAGAATGGAAAAAAGAAGCTGAAGAAAAAGGGCTTTTAAATCCAAAAAGTAGAGAAGGTATAGAAACTAAAACTTCATATTAA
- the nrfH gene encoding cytochrome c nitrite reductase small subunit — MEKNKKIIIYGAIISTLIATGLFIYTVYASSMLSYLSSDPKACINCHVMHSAYKTWDNSSHKNVAKCVDCHLPVGDELAKYTAKAIDGWNHSVAFTLNTYKNNIRISDNAAERVQANCIRCHSSVSETVEKNSSFYHNSNNFDNSRKCWNCHKYVPHGKVRSLTSTPYNLGIKEHLK, encoded by the coding sequence ATGGAAAAAAATAAAAAAATAATAATCTATGGAGCAATTATAAGTACACTAATTGCTACTGGATTATTTATTTACACAGTGTATGCTTCTTCTATGTTATCATATCTTTCTAGTGACCCAAAAGCCTGTATCAACTGTCATGTTATGCATTCAGCTTATAAAACATGGGATAATAGCTCACATAAAAATGTAGCTAAATGTGTAGATTGTCATCTTCCTGTAGGTGACGAGTTAGCTAAGTACACAGCTAAAGCAATAGATGGATGGAACCATTCAGTTGCTTTTACACTAAATACTTACAAAAACAATATTAGAATAAGTGATAATGCAGCAGAACGTGTACAGGCAAACTGTATTAGATGTCATAGTAGTGTGAGTGAAACTGTGGAAAAGAATTCAAGTTTTTATCACAATAGTAATAACTTTGATAATAGTAGAAAATGTTGGAATTGCCACAAATATGTCCCTCATGGAAAAGTTAGAAGTTTAACTTCAACTCCATATAACTTGGGGATAAAAGAACACTTAAAATAA
- a CDS encoding PAS domain-containing protein, whose translation MEFLSGNFLIETIVPKNELIVSRTDLKGIITYANETFTKISGYSDNELIGKPHNIVRHPDMPKSIFKELWIDLQTKGRWSGIVKNLRKDEGFYWVYAEISQVLKNEKLIEYKSIRTPISFEEKIKYQLLYDEIREKNNEIKRVISYI comes from the coding sequence ATGGAATTTTTATCTGGAAATTTTTTAATTGAAACAATAGTTCCAAAGAATGAACTCATAGTCTCAAGAACTGATTTAAAAGGGATTATCACTTATGCAAATGAAACTTTTACAAAAATTTCAGGATATAGTGATAATGAACTTATTGGAAAACCACATAATATTGTAAGACATCCTGATATGCCAAAATCTATTTTTAAGGAACTTTGGATTGATTTACAGACAAAAGGAAGATGGAGTGGTATTGTAAAAAATCTTAGAAAAGATGAAGGTTTTTATTGGGTTTATGCAGAGATTTCACAAGTATTAAAAAATGAAAAGTTAATAGAATATAAATCAATTAGAACTCCTATATCTTTTGAAGAAAAGATAAAATATCAACTTTTATATGATGAAATAAGAGAAAAAAATAATGAAATTAAAAGAGTTATTAGCTATATTTAA
- a CDS encoding chaperone NapD, which produces MNISSIVVQTLPKNLKNVIEDLKKSEICDYHMHDEIGRIIVTIEGKNVEEELKKLKVIEAIPNVISADMQMSYSEEELSSHLEVLKNADAVPKVLNNKDIKVEDIIYNGDLKRKDLIGFAKDFDNTGK; this is translated from the coding sequence ATGAATATCTCAAGTATTGTAGTGCAAACTTTGCCAAAAAATTTGAAAAATGTTATTGAGGACTTAAAAAAGTCTGAAATATGCGACTATCACATGCATGATGAAATAGGAAGAATTATAGTAACTATTGAAGGTAAAAATGTCGAAGAAGAACTAAAAAAGCTCAAAGTTATTGAAGCAATCCCAAATGTAATTAGTGCTGATATGCAGATGAGTTATAGTGAAGAAGAATTAAGTTCTCATTTAGAAGTTTTAAAAAATGCTGATGCTGTACCAAAGGTTTTAAATAATAAAGATATAAAAGTTGAAGATATTATTTATAATGGTGATTTAAAAAGAAAAGATTTAATAGGTTTTGCAAAAGATTTTGATAATACAGGAAAATAA
- a CDS encoding ferredoxin-type protein NapF encodes MKRRELFSSLAKTFKQKQENIIRPPYFKDENLFFINCTKCIEKPCSTVCEENIIVIQEDLTPKIDFTNSGCTYCDLCAKACNNGVLDLEYKKNINTKIQIDIHSCLAWNKTMCFSCKDPCLDDAINFLAMFKPTINQNCTSCGFCIKVCPTNAIKVV; translated from the coding sequence ATGAAAAGAAGAGAGCTATTTAGCTCTCTTGCTAAAACTTTTAAGCAAAAGCAAGAGAATATAATTCGTCCACCATATTTTAAAGATGAAAATCTTTTTTTTATAAACTGTACAAAATGTATTGAGAAACCTTGTAGTACAGTTTGCGAAGAGAATATTATTGTTATTCAAGAAGATTTAACACCTAAAATAGATTTTACAAACTCTGGATGTACTTATTGTGATTTGTGTGCAAAAGCTTGTAATAACGGTGTACTAGACTTAGAATATAAGAAAAATATAAATACAAAAATACAAATAGATATTCACTCTTGTCTTGCTTGGAATAAAACAATGTGTTTTTCATGTAAAGATCCTTGTTTAGATGATGCTATAAATTTTTTAGCTATGTTTAAACCAACTATAAATCAAAATTGTACAAGTTGTGGATTTTGTATAAAAGTTTGTCCAACAAATGCAATAAAGGTAGTTTAA
- a CDS encoding nitrate reductase cytochrome c-type subunit: MNLSKLTLSILTISSLFAVSVNAANSIKEDSLGLRHESLLKEDKVISDETKYGTDPAGTSTKIKRAFENAPPMIPHDTEGLLPITIDNNMCTSCHDPLVAESMGATPIPKSHFTNFREYVSLNKDGQLERDGKIVENSSDLKTITKPLDMLSNARFNCSACHAPQSDSENIPKNNFTPEFRSVDLNDKSNLLDVITEGVK; encoded by the coding sequence ATGAATTTATCAAAATTAACTTTAAGTATTCTAACTATTTCATCTTTATTTGCTGTATCTGTAAATGCTGCAAATAGTATCAAAGAAGACTCTTTAGGACTAAGACATGAGAGTTTACTAAAAGAGGATAAAGTTATATCAGATGAAACAAAATATGGTACAGATCCAGCAGGAACAAGTACAAAAATAAAAAGAGCTTTTGAAAATGCTCCACCAATGATTCCTCATGATACAGAAGGACTTTTACCTATTACTATAGATAATAATATGTGTACATCTTGTCATGATCCATTAGTAGCTGAAAGTATGGGAGCAACACCTATTCCAAAATCTCACTTTACAAATTTTAGAGAATATGTTTCTCTAAATAAAGATGGACAATTAGAAAGAGATGGAAAAATTGTTGAAAATAGTAGTGATTTAAAAACTATTACAAAACCACTTGATATGTTATCAAATGCTAGATTTAATTGTTCAGCTTGTCATGCTCCACAATCAGACAGTGAAAATATCCCAAAAAATAATTTCACTCCAGAGTTTAGAAGTGTAGACTTAAATGATAAATCAAATTTACTAGATGTAATTACTGAAGGTGTTAAATAA
- the napH gene encoding quinol dehydrogenase ferredoxin subunit NapH, with amino-acid sequence MKKYRFLIARRITQISIMSLYILANVYGINILMGNLSSSLVLQTIPLSDPFAALQMFFAGAIISFDILLGATIVALFYFLIGGRAFCSWVCPVNIITDSANYLRRKFGFNQVEKKQPASRNIRYWVIALSFILSYLMGVAAFELISPVSMVHRGLIFGLGFGFATILVIFLFDLFVLKNGWCGHICPLGGFYSLIGRFSLIRVHHNHNNCTACMKCKVVCPESQVLHMITKASEPVLKECTNCGRCVEVCDDDALNFSIKNYIKDKK; translated from the coding sequence ATGAAAAAATATAGATTTTTAATAGCAAGAAGAATTACTCAGATATCTATAATGTCTTTATATATTTTAGCAAATGTATATGGAATAAATATTTTAATGGGTAATTTAAGTTCTTCATTAGTTTTACAAACTATTCCATTAAGTGATCCATTTGCCGCTTTACAAATGTTTTTTGCTGGAGCAATTATATCTTTTGATATTTTATTAGGAGCAACAATAGTAGCTTTGTTTTACTTTCTTATTGGAGGAAGAGCCTTTTGTTCTTGGGTTTGTCCAGTAAATATTATAACTGATAGTGCAAACTATCTAAGAAGAAAATTTGGTTTTAATCAAGTTGAAAAGAAACAACCAGCTTCAAGAAATATTAGATATTGGGTAATAGCATTAAGTTTTATATTATCGTATTTGATGGGAGTTGCAGCTTTTGAACTAATTTCACCAGTATCTATGGTACATAGAGGATTGATATTTGGATTGGGATTTGGCTTTGCAACAATTCTTGTAATATTTTTATTTGATCTGTTTGTTTTAAAAAATGGCTGGTGTGGACATATTTGCCCACTTGGTGGATTTTATTCACTAATTGGAAGATTTAGTCTAATAAGAGTCCATCATAACCACAATAATTGTACTGCTTGTATGAAATGTAAAGTTGTTTGTCCTGAAAGTCAGGTTTTACATATGATTACAAAAGCTAGTGAACCAGTACTAAAAGAGTGTACAAATTGTGGACGATGTGTTGAAGTGTGTGATGATGATGCACTTAATTTTTCAATAAAAAATTATATAAAGGATAAAAAATGA
- the napG gene encoding ferredoxin-type protein NapG, with protein MDILNKPKEDRRKFLLSSARAIGLAILGGLTWSAYLSEVKATSLILRPPAALDENDFIKACIKCGLCVEACPFDTLRLAKPGDNMPLGTPYFVPREIPCYMCVDIPCVPICPTNALDEKLVKNNNNEFEIRQMQMGVAIVDEKSCVAFWGIQCDACYRACPLLGEAINIVYEKNERTGKHAFLKPVVDSDICTGCGLCEKACITEKPAIFVLPREIALGKVGNHYIKGWDENDEQRVKNATINTNERTINQKNAIDSLNSDLKDLLE; from the coding sequence ATGGATATTTTAAATAAACCCAAAGAAGATAGAAGAAAATTCCTTCTTTCTAGTGCTAGAGCCATTGGGCTAGCTATTCTTGGGGGTTTAACTTGGAGTGCCTACTTAAGTGAAGTAAAAGCTACTTCCTTAATTTTACGTCCACCAGCAGCTTTAGACGAAAATGATTTTATAAAAGCCTGTATTAAGTGTGGATTATGTGTAGAAGCCTGTCCTTTTGATACGTTAAGGTTAGCAAAACCAGGTGATAATATGCCTTTAGGAACTCCATATTTTGTTCCAAGAGAGATACCTTGTTATATGTGTGTTGATATTCCTTGTGTGCCTATTTGTCCTACAAATGCACTTGATGAAAAATTAGTAAAAAATAACAACAATGAGTTTGAGATAAGACAAATGCAAATGGGAGTTGCTATTGTAGATGAAAAATCTTGTGTAGCTTTTTGGGGTATACAATGTGATGCTTGTTATAGAGCCTGTCCACTTTTAGGAGAAGCAATAAATATTGTTTACGAAAAAAATGAAAGAACAGGAAAACATGCATTTTTAAAACCAGTAGTTGATAGTGATATTTGTACAGGTTGTGGTCTTTGCGAAAAAGCTTGTATTACTGAAAAACCAGCAATTTTTGTACTTCCAAGAGAAATTGCTTTAGGGAAAGTAGGCAACCACTATATCAAAGGCTGGGATGAGAATGATGAACAAAGAGTAAAAAATGCAACTATAAATACAAATGAAAGAACAATAAATCAAAAAAATGCAATAGACTCTTTAAATAGTGACTTGAAGGATTTATTAGAATGA
- the napA gene encoding nitrate reductase catalytic subunit NapA — MSLSRRDFLKSSAAASAAAAIGMNIPSNLQAQANTAESGWRWDKAACRFCGTGCGIMLATKDGKIVAVKGDPAAPVNRGLNCIKGYFNAKIMYGADRLKTPLLRVNKKGEFDKKGDFTPISWKRAFDEMEKHIRIALKEKGPEGIGIFASGQHTIMEGYAALKMMKAGFRSNGIDPNARHCMASAVVGFYQTFGIDEPSGCYDDIELTDTVVCWGSNMAEMHPILWSRVTDRKLSNPEKVKVVNISTYRHRTSDIADLEIIFTPNTDLALWNYIAREIVYNHPESIDWNFVKEHIIFAASPVNIGYGMRRSDEKSIKDGKYSKEEMEIISKEMEKIVSETEAPALAPYGYKAGDKMTNKNTGLAHWEISFEEYKKFLEPYTLDYVAKISKGNPDEDIEEFKNKLQQLANWYIEQDRKVVSFWTMGMNQHTRGTWVNTLAYNVHFLLNKQAKPGSGAFSLTGQPSACGTAREVGTFTHRLPADMMVENPKHREITEKAWNIPNGVLNPKGIHHIMKIHRDIEDGNIKFAWVNVCNPYQDTASATHWVKAAREMDNFIVTSDGYPGISAKVSDLILPSAMIYEKWGGYGNAERRTQLWRQQVVPVGDAMSDTWQWVELSKRFTVKDLWGEQPLLSSKGEVKLPDMIEAANAMGYDENTTMYEILFANDRAKSYKADKNDPIQTGFDNTEAFGDNRKVLGSDGKPWEGYGFFIQKYLFEEYADFGRGHAHDLADFDTYHKVRGLKWPVVDGKETSWRFNTKYDPYAKKANPNSDFAFYGTLAKELAQGDLLGIKDETKKSLKNKAKIFARPYMDPPEVPNEEYPVWLSTGRVLEHWHSGTMTMRVPELYRAVPEALCYIHPEDAIKYGVKQGELAWVESRRGKVKARVETRGRNRPSRGLVYVPWFDEKVFINKVCLDATCPQSGQTDFKKCAVKVYKA; from the coding sequence ATGTCACTTTCAAGAAGAGATTTTCTAAAAAGTTCAGCAGCAGCAAGTGCAGCAGCAGCGATTGGTATGAATATACCATCAAATTTACAAGCACAAGCAAATACAGCTGAAAGTGGTTGGCGTTGGGATAAAGCAGCCTGTAGGTTTTGTGGAACAGGTTGTGGAATTATGCTAGCAACAAAAGATGGAAAGATTGTTGCTGTTAAAGGAGATCCAGCTGCTCCTGTAAATAGAGGTCTTAACTGTATCAAAGGATACTTTAATGCAAAAATTATGTATGGTGCAGATAGATTAAAAACTCCTCTTTTAAGAGTAAATAAAAAAGGTGAATTTGATAAGAAAGGTGATTTTACTCCTATTTCTTGGAAAAGAGCTTTTGATGAGATGGAAAAACATATAAGAATTGCTCTAAAAGAAAAAGGCCCAGAAGGAATTGGTATTTTTGCATCAGGACAACATACAATTATGGAAGGATATGCTGCACTTAAAATGATGAAAGCTGGATTTAGATCAAATGGTATAGATCCAAATGCAAGACACTGTATGGCATCAGCTGTTGTTGGTTTTTACCAAACATTTGGTATTGATGAACCTAGTGGATGTTATGATGATATTGAACTAACGGATACTGTTGTTTGTTGGGGTTCAAATATGGCAGAAATGCACCCTATTTTATGGTCAAGAGTAACTGATCGGAAATTAAGTAATCCAGAAAAAGTAAAAGTTGTAAATATATCTACATATAGACATAGAACATCTGATATTGCAGATTTAGAGATTATCTTTACTCCAAATACAGACTTAGCTTTATGGAATTATATAGCAAGAGAGATTGTTTATAATCATCCTGAATCAATAGATTGGAACTTTGTAAAAGAACATATTATATTTGCTGCAAGTCCAGTAAATATTGGTTATGGAATGAGAAGAAGTGATGAAAAATCTATAAAAGATGGTAAATATTCAAAAGAAGAAATGGAAATAATCTCTAAAGAGATGGAAAAAATAGTATCTGAAACTGAAGCTCCAGCACTTGCTCCTTATGGATATAAAGCTGGTGATAAAATGACAAATAAAAATACAGGACTTGCTCACTGGGAAATATCTTTTGAAGAGTATAAAAAATTCCTTGAACCATATACTTTAGATTATGTTGCCAAAATTTCTAAAGGAAATCCAGATGAAGATATTGAAGAGTTTAAAAATAAACTTCAACAATTAGCAAATTGGTATATTGAACAAGATAGAAAAGTAGTAAGTTTCTGGACTATGGGTATGAATCAACATACACGTGGAACTTGGGTAAATACTTTAGCTTATAATGTTCACTTTTTACTAAATAAACAAGCTAAACCAGGAAGTGGAGCATTCTCACTTACAGGACAACCAAGTGCTTGTGGAACAGCAAGAGAAGTTGGAACATTTACTCATAGACTTCCAGCAGATATGATGGTTGAAAATCCTAAACATAGAGAAATCACTGAAAAAGCTTGGAATATTCCAAATGGAGTTTTAAATCCAAAAGGTATTCATCATATTATGAAAATTCATAGAGATATAGAAGATGGAAATATAAAATTTGCTTGGGTAAATGTTTGTAATCCATACCAAGATACTGCAAGTGCAACTCATTGGGTAAAAGCGGCAAGAGAAATGGATAATTTTATAGTTACAAGTGATGGTTATCCTGGAATTTCAGCAAAAGTATCAGATTTGATTCTACCATCAGCCATGATTTATGAAAAATGGGGTGGATATGGAAATGCAGAAAGAAGAACACAACTTTGGAGACAACAAGTAGTTCCAGTTGGAGATGCGATGAGTGATACTTGGCAATGGGTTGAATTATCTAAAAGATTTACAGTTAAAGATTTATGGGGAGAACAACCACTTTTAAGTTCAAAAGGAGAAGTAAAACTTCCAGATATGATTGAAGCAGCTAATGCAATGGGATATGATGAAAATACAACAATGTATGAGATTTTATTTGCAAATGATAGAGCAAAATCATATAAAGCAGATAAAAATGATCCAATCCAAACTGGTTTTGATAACACTGAAGCATTTGGAGACAATAGGAAAGTTTTAGGAAGTGATGGAAAACCATGGGAAGGATATGGATTCTTCATACAAAAGTACCTTTTTGAAGAGTATGCAGATTTTGGAAGAGGACACGCTCACGATTTAGCAGACTTTGATACATATCACAAAGTAAGAGGACTTAAATGGCCAGTTGTTGATGGGAAAGAAACATCATGGAGATTTAATACAAAATATGATCCTTATGCAAAAAAAGCAAATCCAAATAGTGATTTTGCATTCTATGGAACTTTAGCAAAAGAGTTAGCACAAGGTGATTTATTGGGTATCAAAGATGAAACAAAAAAATCACTTAAAAATAAAGCAAAAATCTTTGCAAGACCATATATGGATCCACCTGAAGTACCAAATGAAGAATATCCAGTTTGGCTTAGTACTGGAAGAGTTTTAGAACATTGGCATAGTGGTACTATGACTATGAGAGTTCCAGAATTGTACCGTGCTGTTCCAGAAGCTCTTTGTTATATACACCCTGAAGACGCTATCAAATATGGTGTAAAACAAGGTGAGTTAGCTTGGGTAGAAAGCCGAAGAGGAAAAGTAAAAGCAAGAGTTGAAACAAGAGGAAGAAATAGACCATCAAGAGGACTTGTATATGTTCCTTGGTTCGATGAAAAAGTATTTATAAATAAAGTTTGTTTAGATGCAACTTGTCCTCAATCAGGACAAACGGACTTTAAAAAATGTGCAGTTAAAGTCTACAAAGCATAA
- a CDS encoding DctP family TRAP transporter solute-binding subunit, with translation MKRVILGTIAAAMLATSSLAADYVMKISHVVSDNTPKGMAANFLEKRIEELTEGKIDVQVFPNSQLYGDADEMKALAMNNVQLIMPSLSKFPSIVPQIQLFDLPFLFRDKEHLYKVMDGEVGAILKSYVDAKKQMKAFDYWDAGFKHFSSSKQAIINPEDAKGQKFRIQSSKVLEEQIKAIGGSPQILPFSEVYSALQQGVVDATENPLSNLWTKKFHEVQSSLTLSNHGYLGYLVVMNQKFWDKLPKDLQEKVSQAMKEATEFERKATEEDDAKIMTELRKYAADSKKLEIYELTQEQVANWRKVMETVYPKFYNVIGEDLIKKAIETK, from the coding sequence ATGAAAAGAGTAATTTTAGGAACGATTGCAGCAGCAATGCTCGCAACTTCAAGTTTAGCAGCTGATTATGTTATGAAAATCAGCCACGTTGTAAGCGATAATACTCCAAAGGGTATGGCAGCTAATTTCTTAGAAAAAAGAATTGAAGAGTTAACGGAAGGAAAAATCGATGTTCAAGTTTTCCCTAACTCACAATTATATGGTGATGCTGATGAGATGAAAGCTCTGGCTATGAATAATGTTCAATTAATTATGCCAAGTTTATCAAAATTCCCATCTATCGTACCACAAATTCAACTTTTTGACTTACCATTTTTATTTAGAGATAAAGAACATCTATATAAAGTTATGGATGGAGAAGTTGGAGCAATACTTAAATCTTATGTAGATGCTAAAAAACAAATGAAAGCTTTTGATTACTGGGATGCTGGATTTAAACACTTCTCAAGTAGTAAACAAGCAATTATTAATCCTGAAGATGCTAAAGGTCAAAAATTTAGAATTCAATCTTCAAAAGTTTTAGAAGAACAAATTAAAGCTATTGGTGGAAGTCCACAAATTTTACCATTCTCTGAAGTGTACTCAGCATTACAACAAGGTGTTGTTGATGCAACGGAAAATCCATTATCAAATCTTTGGACAAAAAAATTCCATGAAGTTCAATCTAGTCTTACTTTAAGTAATCATGGATATTTAGGTTATTTAGTTGTTATGAATCAAAAATTCTGGGATAAATTACCAAAAGATTTACAAGAAAAAGTTTCTCAAGCTATGAAAGAAGCAACAGAGTTTGAAAGAAAAGCAACTGAGGAAGATGATGCTAAAATTATGACTGAATTAAGAAAATATGCTGCTGATTCAAAAAAACTTGAGATTTATGAATTAACGCAAGAGCAAGTTGCTAACTGGAGAAAAGTTATGGAAACAGTTTATCCGAAATTCTATAATGTAATCGGTGAAGACTTAATCAAAAAAGCTATTGAAACAAAGTAA
- a CDS encoding TRAP transporter small permease, whose protein sequence is MDKFFKIMDVIVGTINQTIAVYGMVLGVLLAFVNVILRYAFGTSLPWAGELTQYLFIWSALFGAAYGFRQGAHISITLLISKLSPVLTKTFLVFANLLSISYLLLISYLGYQLILMLMDFGEINVDLQIPMWIPQLVIPIAFLLAAYRVFEKLVELLRTDSKDIKVFSEHEHIVDEIKGEK, encoded by the coding sequence ATGGATAAATTTTTTAAAATTATGGATGTTATAGTTGGTACAATAAACCAAACAATAGCTGTTTATGGAATGGTATTAGGAGTTTTATTAGCCTTTGTTAATGTTATACTAAGATATGCCTTTGGAACTAGTCTTCCATGGGCAGGAGAACTTACTCAATATTTATTTATTTGGTCTGCACTTTTTGGTGCTGCTTATGGATTTAGACAAGGAGCTCATATTTCTATTACATTGTTAATATCGAAATTATCTCCAGTTCTTACAAAAACTTTTTTAGTTTTTGCTAATTTATTGTCTATATCGTATCTTCTTCTAATCTCTTATTTAGGATATCAATTAATTTTAATGTTAATGGACTTCGGAGAGATAAATGTTGATTTACAAATTCCTATGTGGATACCACAATTAGTTATACCTATTGCATTTTTACTTGCAGCTTATAGAGTTTTTGAGAAATTAGTAGAACTACTTAGAACAGATTCAAAAGACATAAAAGTATTTAGCGAACATGAACATATTGTAGATGAAATTAAAGGAGAAAAATAG